One part of the Ziziphus jujuba cultivar Dongzao chromosome 2, ASM3175591v1 genome encodes these proteins:
- the LOC112491582 gene encoding loganic acid O-methyltransferase-like, whose protein sequence is MAMDFGYQATSSSSSSFKETIHIYFREREMAELAIFPMNGGSGLHSYGRNSTFQRKGVELAAELINKGIAEKLDLSKFPSSKAFRVADLGCSVGPNTFLAVENIVDSVELKYKRQGLGYLLPEFQVFFNDHASNDFNQLFTTLPQKRRYYATGVPGSFHDRLFPASSLHFVHSSYAAQWLSRIPKELVDKTSPAWNKGRIHYSNSAIEVRKSYEAQFYNDMQRFLNARAHEILRGGMMALILPVCPNGTPHSQVFLNKTTELLGLCLLDVAKRGIISEEEIDSFNQPQYNATFEQVEEILDRNGCFSIEIMETLPFEKPSPMVFSSVLRAGLGPLIERHFGPEILDELFDLLCKRFEDSFSIIDPEETNVSLFVLLKRKAI, encoded by the exons ATGGCCATGGACTTCGGGTATCAagctacttcttcttcttcatcatcattcaAAGAAACCATACATATctattttagagagagagagatggcagAACTGGCAATATTTCCAATGAATGGTGGATCTGGTCTCCATAGCTACGGCAGAAACTCCACCTTTCAA AGAAAGGGAGTTGAGCTCGCTGCAGAACTGATCAACAAAGGAATTGCTGAGAAGCTTGACCTCAGCAAGTTTCCTTCATCAAAGGCCTTTCGAGTGGCCGATTTGGGTTGCTCAGTTGGACCGAACACATTCCTAGCCGTCGAAAACATAGTTGATTCCGTGGAGCTCAAGTACAAACGCCAAGGACTCGGTTACCTTCTTCCCGAGTTCCAAGTCTTCTTTAACGATCATGCCTCCAATGATTTCAACCAGCTTTTCACCACGCTTCCTCAGAAAAGGAGATACTATGCTACAGGCGTGCCGGGTTCTTTCCATGATCGACTATTCCCGGCTTCTTCTCTGCATTTTGTCCACTCTTCCTATGCCGCTCAATGGCTTTCAAGAATTCCAAAAGAGTTGGTGGACAAGACCTCTCCTGCTTGGAACAAAGGGAGGATTCACTACTCGAACTCTGCTATCGAAGTTCGAAAATCTTATGAGGCTCAGTTTTACAACGACATGCAGAGGTTTCTTAATGCTCGGGCCCATGAGATTTTGCGTGGGGGCATGATGGCTCTTATTCTTCCTGTTTGCCCTAATGGAACCCCTCATTCTCAAGTTTTTCTCAACAAAACGACTGAACTTCTTGGGCTTTGCCTCTTGGACGTGGCCAAAAGA GGTATTATCAGTGAAGAGGAAATAGACAGTTTTAACCAACCACAATACAATGCAACTTTTGAACAAGTGGAAGAAATTCTGGATCGAAATGGATGTTTCAGCATAGAAATAATGGAGACCTTACCTTTTGAAAAGCCATCACCTATGGTCTTCTCCTCTGTACTCAGAGCTGGCTTAGGACCACTGATAGAGAGACATTTTGGACCTGAGATTTTAGACGAGCTGTTTGATCTATTATGCAAGAGATTTGAAGATTCGTTCTCTATCATTGATCCTGAGGAAACAAATGTCTCTCTATTTGTTCTACTCAAACGCAAAGCAATTTAG
- the LOC125422624 gene encoding loganic acid O-methyltransferase-like, which translates to MDEMVAAPMNEGSGLYSYTRNSAIQRKAIEAAEELINKAIAEKLEINNFSSLKTFQLADLGCSVGPNTFLAVQNVIDAVELKYQSQRRLDSQQFLEFQVFLNDHISNDFNQLFTSLPPERRYFAMGVPGSFHGRLFPKASIHFFHSSYAVHWLSRVPKDVED; encoded by the exons atGGATGAAATGGTTGCAGCTCCAATGAATGAAGGATCTGGCCTCTACAGCTACACCAGAAACTCAGCCATTCAG AGAAAAGCCATAGAGGCTGCAGAAGAACTAATCAACAAGGCAATTGCTGAGAAACTTGAAATCAATAacttttcttctttaaaaaCCTTTCAATTGGCTGATTTGGGGTGCTCAGTTGGACCTAACACATTCTTGGCTGTCCAAAATGTAATTGATGCTGTGGAGCTCAAGTATCAAAGCCAAAGACGTCTCGATTCTCAGCAATTTCTTGAGTTCCAAGTCTTCTTAAATGATCATATCTCCAATGATTTCAACCAGCTTTTCACATCTCTTCCTCCAGAAAGGAGATACTTTGCCATGGGCGTGCCAGGCTCTTTCCATGGTCGCTTGTTTCCGAAGGCATCTATACACTTTTTCCACTCTTCTTATGCTGTCCACTGGCTTTCTAGAGTGCCAAAAGACGTGGAGGACTAG
- the LOC112491558 gene encoding loganic acid O-methyltransferase-like → MEEMVAAPMNGGSGLYSYTRNSALQRKAIEAAEELINKAIAEKLEINNFLSLKTFQLADLGCSVGPNTFLTVQNIVDAVELKYQSQGRLHSQQFLEFQVFFNDHMSNDFNQLFTSLPPERRYFAMGVPGSFHGRLFPKASLHFFHSSYAVQWLSRVPKEVVDKTSPAWNKGSIHYSKASDEVFRAYEAQYVKDMERFLIARAEEIVCGGLLALIFPGFPNEKHYSEAFMNRAVHLLGSCLVEMAKKGMISEEKVDSFNIPTFHASLQLVEAIVKRNGCFSIEMMKSLPQEKPNPKILSSTMRASSEGMIMQHFGYEILEELFDLFCKKCEELLSNFEPEIESSLFVLLKRKYDN, encoded by the exons atGGAAGAAATGGTTGCAGCTCCAATGAATGGAGGATCTGGCCTCTACAGCTACACCAGAAACTCAGCCCTTCAG AGAAAAGCCATAGAGGCTGCAGAAGAACTAATCAACAAGGCAATTGCTGAGAAACTtgaaatcaataactttttatctttaaaaaccTTTCAATTGGCTGATCTGGGGTGCTCAGTTGGACCTAACACATTCTTGACTGTCCAAAACATAGTTGATGCTGTGGAGCTCAAGTATCAAAGCCAAGGACGTCTCCATTCTCAGCAATTTCTTGAGTTCCAAGTCTTCTTCAATGATCATATGTCCAATGATTTTAACCAGCTATTCACATCTCTTCCTCCAGAAAGGAGATACTTTGCAATGGGCGTGCCAGGCTCTTTCCATGGTCGCTTGTTTCCGAAGGCATCTCTACACTTTTTCCACTCTTCTTATGCTGTGCAATGGCTTTCTAGAGTGCCAAAAGAGGTTGTGGATAAGACCTCTCCTGCTTGGAACAAAGGGAGTATCCACTACTCAAAAGCTTCAGACGAGGTTTTCAGGGCTTATGAAGCTCAATATGTGAAGGACATGGAGAGGTTTCTAATTGCTAGAGCAGAAGAGATTGTGTGTGGAGGACTTTTGGCCCTTATTTTTCCAGGTTTCCCTAATGAAAAGCACTATTCTGAAGCTTTTATGAACAGGGCAGTACATCTTTTGGGATCTTGCTTAGTGGAAATGGCCAAAAAG GGTATGATAAGTGAAGAAAAAGTTGACTCATTTAACATACCAACTTTCCATGCCTCTCTACAACTAGTGGAAGCAATTGTGAAACGAAATGGATGTTTCAGTATAGAAATGATGAAGAGCCTACCTCAAGAAAAGCCTAATCCCAAAATTCTATCTTCTACCATGAGAGCTAGCTCGGAGGGCATGATAATGCAGCATTTTGGATATGAGATTTTAGAAGAgctatttgatttattttgcaAGAAATGCGAAGAATTATTATCCAACTTTGAGCCAGAGATAGAAAGCAGTCTATTCGTTTTACTCAAACGCAAATATGACAATTGA